The segment TACAGATCGTAGAACGACTCAAACCGATGAACCATATGATTGAAAGAGGAGAGTTGCCATTGTTGCCGCCATTGTCATCGCCGTTGTCGTCGGCGGCGGGGCCTCCGGCACCGCCGTTTGTGGGGGattataaagaagaaagaggaagatgCCAATGCTCTTACATTTCTATTGAATCCCCAAATCAATTGCAGCTGCTTAAGGAACCCCTTTCAGCTCCATTTTAGATTAGATGCTTTGGGGACTATCATTTATGTAAgctgaaattaataattatgagCTCTCccaatataatttaattaatttagacatattatttttcaattaaaaaatatattaatgtaaagtatatttttttaaataaattaattgacgTGATAAAAATAAGGTATTGACTGAGTGAGAGAACTACTcggaaattttgaaacttccCCAAAAGTTTAGATAGCTGTAGTGAGACCACGTAATTAActataacgacccagatccactgctagcagatactgtcctttcggacttcccctcaaggctttaaaacgggtGTGCTAgcggaaggtttccacacaccttgtaaatggtggtttgttctcctccccaaccaatgtaggacatcaagacgcgttttaaagctttgaggggaatctcgaaagagaaagcctaaaaaggacaatatctgctagcggtggatctgggtcgttacattaacAAACTTTCTCATCTTCAAAGGAGAGATCATCATGGATGTACCTGTTCGttgagggtatttttgaaataaaataataatagttcaGTATACTTTTGAAGTTGGAAAGGTATTTTATACagtttagggaaaaaaaaattaaaaattatatatatatatataaataaatgagaaattttaatttgaaatgtccACTCCAAATCGCACCGCCAAACCGTATTGCCCACTGGACGAAGtttgaggattagggtttcgaacTTTCTTACGTCTTTTCGTTCGATTTGGGCGTTTCATTCTAAAATactttcaatataatttaattaatttagacatattatttttcaattattattatt is part of the Cucurbita pepo subsp. pepo cultivar mu-cu-16 chromosome LG12, ASM280686v2, whole genome shotgun sequence genome and harbors:
- the LOC111807614 gene encoding uncharacterized protein LOC111807614, encoding MAKPNARCSIEMEPRTLNQGQLHQAREVAADVVQKLEPTEASLLLIDIVERLKPMNHMIERGELPLLPPLSSPLSSAAGPPAPPFVGDYKEERGRCQCSYISIESPNQLQLLKEPLSAPF